The genomic interval GCGTCTGACACTGGGTGTGGAGACCAGAGGACCTATGACCTCTATTGCCACAGGCAGATGGTTCCCCACCCGGGGCTTTGGGAGTCAGAGGGTTGTGCATAAAAAAGCTCTGAACCCCTTCCTCCGCTCAAGGTTGCAGAGTGGTTATTAAGAGTGACACCATCAACTGCCAACCAATGGGCCAATGACAGTGGCGAACTCTTCGGGGGCCCTGAACCCTGCCCAGGGTCATGTTCTCCTCCCAATTCCAGTGCTCTTGATGTCCTTTGAGGTCACACTGATCACCCCACCTCAACCTTCAGGATCACCTTGGGTCCTTTCACCAGTGCCCCTCCAGTCAGGCTCCATGTCTGTGACGTGCCTCTGATATCTTCCCTTCCTTACCAGCCTACAGCCACTACCCCCCAGACCCTGGTTACATCATATGCAGATCATAGCAAATGCCTCTTATCTGGTCCCTTCCACTTCCAGTCTACCTGTCAAGGCTCTGTTTTCTGAACTCTAATAGCTCTAATCAGGTAATGCCCTTGCTCAAAACCTTCAATGGTTCCCTATTACCAGTCAAATTTATTCCAGATCTCTCAGCTTGGCATTCAAAGCCCCTCTGCTCAGGTCCCAACTCTTAGCCTTACCTCCTCTGCCTCACTGTGATGTCCCCTATCCTAACTGTTCCACGATCATTCCAAGGCTCCAGgcctgttccctccacctggacagccctctccatccctctccaCCTGCAGAGATCTCACCCCTCCTTCCAGGCTCTGCCCAAATGGAAGCTCCCTGCTCCCTACCTCTGGATGTGCCCTCTTCGTCCTTTGAGCACTCCCAGGAACCTCTCCCAGGATGTGAAGCCCTGGAGAACAGAGCTGTCTCATTTGTCTTCCAGCCCTACTGTGTGCACAGCCCAGTGCTGGGCACATCGGGGAAGAAGAGGTATGGAGTGAGTGAATGAGCACTGATCTGTGCaatcattgagcacctactacgtgcctgGTCCCTGCCAGGCATCCAGGGTACAGTGTGAACAAGGCAGGTGTGTCTGCCCTGTGGAGTATGGATAGCTCACACTCTAGAACGTGCTGCGGGTTAGCTGCAGCTCCATTCATCCCTTCCCGCTGGCCCCAGCATATCTCGGGGCTGCCTTGCTGGTTGCCCCTTGGTGTGTGTTCAGGGACTGCCGACCCATATACAACACTGACCTTGGCTGAAGGTTCTTCAGCAGCCCAAGTAGAATGGGCACTTTGCAGCTGTGTCCTCCACCAGTCCAGGCCTGCACATCTTTGGATGCATCAGAGGCTATGCCCGTTCACCTGCTCAGGGACCACTCCCTCCCTGCAGGGCTCAACACCCTCCCAGCTACCAAGGTGTCCACGTATTACAGGGGCCAAGAGGGCAGGGGGCCCTGGCTGATCCTCAGTGGTGGTCATTTCTGGCTGAGACGGAGGACCAGGTGGACTCCCCTCTTCATTCACTCCCCAAGTATCATgggaaggagtgggagaggaggattgggagaaggaggaggaggcaagTTCCCAGGTGGGACATTCCACCCCTGGTGCCTGTGGGTCCACAGGTCCCAGCACGTAGACCTGCTACCAACCAGGGTTGATACCCACACTTTTACCAACCACACAGCACAATCCTGACCACTCACCATGGACACTGGCTGAAGGGCTGGAGCGGGATCCTGGGGGCCCCACGCAGCTGCCAAGCACTGCCCTTTTCATTGCTGGATTCGAGGTGAGCCCAGGAtcccagggaaggagcaggaGAAGCTGGGAGCGCAGGGGTGGATTGCTCAGGGAGTCTGGACAGTGGTTATTTACCGACTGGAACAGAAGCATTTTTAACACTTACCTTAAATATTGTAGCAGCTAGTATGACTGCGTCAGTGTATTCCAGCCTTGCCAGCCCTGCTACCAACCACAGTGCCAAAACAATCACATCAAGTCCAATTTCAAACCACATATTTTATTGACGTTCTTCATCGACAGTATAGGGCCATGTGTACAAATATTTCTCAAGTTCTACACCTGGCAACCTCCCCACTGTCACCCCCACTGACCAGTCAGCCAGGAGATGCCTCCCTGCACATATCCCTTTTGCTCCCTCTCACTGCTGAGCCTCCAGGAGATTGAGCATGGCAGGGCTGGCTTCCGAGCTTGAGCTTTGGGGTCAGGAGTGAGCCAGGCCCTTTCCCTTCTCGTCTTCCACTCCCACTGATTCAATATGGTCAGAACTGACGGTGAGgatgccccccccaccccaatgacCCCTCCATCCAGGAAGCCTGGACTCCCCTTCAACACTCTTTGCCACATCCTTCCCCTCCAAGTGACCTAGCCTGCTGAccagcaagatggcagagtgaCTATTTTTCAGGGGGTGGGGACATTGGGGCAGCAACAGGATGCTCTTGGTGGCAGGAATTtcatcttgttcaccactgtatacCAGTGCCTGGTAGAGACttggcacatagttggtgctcagtaaatacatgtaggatgaatgaatgaataatataagAGGGAGAAGTATGAGCAGGTGGCACCATTACTACGTTAGTTCTCTAGGGGGCATGAAGGCAGAACCAAGATAAAGTCCTCCCAAGCTCTGCTCAAGAACTCGAGGTGTTGTGCAGTGTCGTGTGGCAACGGTTGGGGTCACTGTGGCCACCAGCTGGACACTGCAGAGTGTGGGCTCCAGCAGACTGGATGGCAGGATGGCCTTGGGACCCAGTCAGGAGGGGGCACTTGTGTTGTCCCCACGCCCTCATATGCCCCAGGAGTCTGGTCTTCTGGGTCCCGGAACGCAGAGCAGTGCCCTCATCCAGAGCCAGTCAGGGCTGGTCTCCCAATTGCACCCCTATATTCTGGTCTCCCCATTCCCGAGCCTCAACTCTCCCAATTTCACTCCTCAGAGTTGAACATGATTTTCCAGCTTTGCTCTCCCCACCACTGCCCCGACCTGCCCCGACACTGCTCCGTCTCCCTGTTCCCAAAGGCCCACGCCCTCAACTAGCATTAATACCTAGTAGTCCCATCTCCCTGGTGGTCGGGTAGGGTCCTGATAGTTTGCATCATGATTTTCAGACTACTCCATGCCCGCCCCATCCTCCATGAAAGCAAATAATTCACAGGCATCTCTGCAGATCTTGCCTCTGGACCTGGCAATCATGAAGAAGACACTGGCATCTTGGGGTGGGAAAGGATCTTCCTTTCCCTGACCCTGTGCAGAAATTCTTTCGGCAGCATGCCTGCCAGATGACTGCCTAGACCCTTCTGGAATACCTGCAGTTGTGAGGCACTCACTACCTTCCCAGGCAACTATTCAAACACTGAACAGCTTTAGCTGCTAGaatgtccttcagaaatgaaccCATTTGCCCCTTTCATTCTCAGTCCCCAAATATCCGAGTGCCCAATCTCTGTGTGaccctctctcctcccattctttctctattttcataaCGACATTCCTtaccacttctctctctctctctctctctctctctctctctctctctcacacacacacacacacaatcacatgcCCCCTTCTATATGGCTGTGCAATCACATATCACTCTCATTTATCAGtatctccctttccttctctcttcttccttgccTTCCCAGCATCTAGCAAAGACCCAAAGGCTGGAGACCAATGGGAAAGGCTGGAAGAGTGCCAGGGAAAGGAAGCATCCAGCCAGGTCCTGGATTGGACTGGGTCGCCAGCTGGGGCGGGGTGGACAGGGGACAGCAGTTAGAAATCCCAGGCCATTGGCTGCTGTCTCCCAGAGAAAGGCCTTGCAACTCGAGGGCTGGGCAGCAAGCTACTgagttcttttttccttccactgtTCAAAATtccacagaggggatgaggacaCACACCCCTCCTTTCCCAACCTCACTGGCAGCCGGCAGAGCTGACTTGGCTGCCTCTCACACATGGTAATTTTAAACCTTTTGCCAGACTCCAGGTCCCGGGGAGCTTCATACCAGCAGCAAGAATCCACTCCCCACTCCTAACATGGGGCTGAGAGGAAAAGCTCTAGCAGATAGCAGTGATGACATGAGACTTGGTGGAGCGTGGGTGAACCAGGCAGAGGGGAAAAGCAGGCACCCCAAGGGGGAAGAAACAAAAGCAGCAGCTCTGAACGGTTAGCAGCCACCAGGCTGGCTCATGGGGAACCTAGCAATGCCTCGGTGGCCATTTTCCCTCCTGGTCATGATCCACCAGCCAACGCTGCTCTCTGTATGTTACAGACCAGGGGTGGATGCTAGGACCTTACCAGTCCAAAGTTGTAGTGGGCCATGGGTGGAGACAGGGTGTTGTGGTCTTATGTTCACGAGGagtcaatacacacacacagagaaatgatGGGAGTGCCTGCTACTTGTCCCGCTGCTTGGAGCTCTCACTTCCAACATTGAACACGGGGACCAGCAGGCCCAGGAGCCACCTCTTTCCGAAGACCTCCTGTAAGTTCTTGCGCCAAGGCCGGGCCCTCACTGCCACCCCCTTCCGCACCTGGTGGCGGGTCTGCCCCCGGAGGATCAACAGCAGCTGATGGCAGCAGAAGCCAGCGCAGGCCAGGCCGACGGCAAACCAGAGGTAGAGCATGAGGATGACGAACATTTCAGGACCAAGGACAGCTCCTGCGGGGGGGCGGGAAAACAGCAGAATCACTTTACACACAGGCCACGCACTGAACCGCCACCCAAGCAGGCGCTTTCCGCTAGGGAGGGAGATTCATGAGATTGAAGCTACGTCTCAGCTCTGCAGCGAGGGAGAGGAACAGGTTGTCCTAACTTTTTCTTAGTGCTGATGGCTCCTGAGGCGAGAGAGGAGAACTGGGGACGTGgcggggaaaggaaaggaaacttctATGGGCAGTGCCTAGATGCTAGCATTTCCTCAGGGTCCGTGataccatctctctctctctctctctctctctctctctctctctctctctctctctctgccttctcttttgGGGCTAGAAACAGGGAGAAGGGTTTTTTttcaggaggagagaggagcgAGCTGAGGACCCTGGAGAGGGAGCTGGTACCTGGGCAGCTGTCTAgactgcagtgccttctcttcGGAGCTGCGAGCACTGGCTGGGAGGACTTGGGAAAGTGACAGCATGATGGAGAACAGGGCCAGTcatcaagaagaataaatcaCGAGTTTCAAGGCAGTGCAGAGGATAATTCAGTCATCAATGTTAAAAAGAGGACAGTATGGCCACTGGAACTTTCAGCCAGAGCCATCCTGTCAGAGCTTGCTAAGGCTGGAAGAGGCCCCCAAGGTCATCAGTCTAGGTCCCTGCCTTGAGCTGGACCTTCCCTAAACCCCTCTAAACCAGCACTTTCCATGACTGGTTTAAACATCATTGAGTAAGAGATTCCCCACTCTTCCTCCGAGTTGGGGTGGGCGGTCTGTGCTAAGTTTGAATGTTCCAGCTCTGTGGTCTTGcacaagtttcttaacttctctgagctgcaCTTTGCTCATaatgtaaaatgggtataacaaCGATTCCATAGGGTTGCATGATTCAGAGAAATTGTGTGCGCAGGGGCCAGCATTCTGGTTCACACTCAGCGCAGCACTCCCTGCTGGTCATCCTTCACAGATAAGGAGACTACCTCCGGAAGGGGCTCAAGTTTAACTCTTAAGACCATCAcgctttctccttctcctttccagGGCTTGGAGATCTGGCTGGGCTACAGCTTTAGCAGCCTTGACCTGCCCAGCAGCCAGGGCAGTGGGCCCAGGAGAGAACTCAAAAGCCCTCCTCAGCCCCTCTCCAGCAGGGTGAGCTCACCATCACTTCCTCCAGTGAGATGCGGGTACCTGCCAGAGACCCTACCTTACAACCTATTCAACTTCTGCAAATCTCAACCCTATTCCTCCCTTCTCCAGCTTCCCCTGGCGCCCACGGACCTCTTCTCATCTCCCCACGTTTCCATTCCCAGACCCCTGAGGGCTGggcttttaaaacttttccagggacttccctggtggcgcagtggttaagacttcacgctccctatgcagggggcccgggttcgatccctggtcagggaactagatcccacatgcatgccacaactaagagttcacatgccacattTAAGCAGCCTGtgagcctcaactaaggagcccgcctgtcgcaactaagacccagcgcaaccaaataaataaattacaaaaaaaacttTTCCAATCTGAGCAATGGTGGACTCAGTGGCCAGGAGGATGTGGATGTGATTCAGGTTTTCTCATTAGCGTTCCCCTCTTGCCCTCAGCCCTAGGAGCTTTGATAGCAGGTTTCTCTTTGCAAACTTGGGGACAAATAAAGTCCTGCTGCCCAGGGGATGGAAAGCTCAGTCCAGCTGGCTTGcacggggggcagggggcagcaaCGGGACGGGGCTCACCTTGGGCTGTGCCATGCCTCTGACCCACTTCTTCCTTGTCAGCACAGGTTAGCTCAGGCAGCCATGTGCAGGATGAAGGATCCTGGGACCATGGTGCCCTCTGGGGTGCAGGAATGCTACAGGCAAAGATGGCCTTCAAGCTGGGATGTGCAAACATCAGAGCTGTCAAGCACAAGCCTGCCTTGCACCTCAGCCTCAGGGACAAGCCTGGGCTGATGGAAGCTGTTTTCTACCGTCTCTTTTTTCTGGTGCTAAATCAAGGCATGCAGAAAAGACCTTGTGGCCTTTCCCCGGCCCCTTGCAGCAGCTACAAAAGGCTATTTTGGGGACATGCTTTCTCTCAAAGTGTTTGACGCTGCCTAGCCTGGCTGCCTCAGCTCCTCTGAACTATTTAATAATAGTTCTGCTTCTTTTAGAAAATCACAGAATTTTCCTAATGGGCCTGAAGGGTCACACCATCCAATCACTCCACCCTGGCTTTCCACCAAGCACCTATAGCACCTTTGACAGATCATCACCCAGCATCTTTAATATACATCCTGGGATAAGAAGCTCTCTCCCTCCCAAAGTGGCTCATTCATCAAGAAGCAACTTCAGAGAGGCAGTATTGTGGGAAGAATGTGGGCTCTGGAGGCTAGCAGCTCTGAGTCCAAAGCTTGGTTTGGACTCATACTAGCTGTGTGCTTTCAAAGCAACTTAACCTTGTTAAGCCTTTGGTTGCTgagtctttaaaaatgatataataatacctacctcacaaaCTTGCCCTGAGGATTGGATGAAATGAGACCTGCACAGTGGTTAGCACATAAtatttgctcaacaaatattaaccCCTTTTCCCTTCTACTGGACTTTCTGGCACCCACCACACTGGCGTACTTTTCCAAATGCCATGACACAGGTCAGATGGTGTCAtctccatttcccagatgagaagaatgaggctcagagaagtgataCAACCTGTACTGGTCCCACAAAGCCAAAAGAAAGAACAGCTTCTAAAATCTAACTGGCCAGTCTCCTTCCTCTCTGGCATCAACGGAGGGCATGTGGGTACAGCCACCAGAAGACCCCTCCCACTTCTGGCTCATGGGGCCCACACACAGCCATCCCATGCTCTGGTGGCAGATCTGCCTTAGGGGCAGTACCACAGTTGGGGACAGCTCAATCTAGCAAACGACTTGTCCCTTTTTACACCCTCCTGTCCACCTGGCCTCTGGAGCAGATGAGAGGGCGGTGCCCTCAACCATTTGGgttgagaagagagggagaagggacaggAAGGGAGAAGCTGAACAGGTGAGGTGTGTGTCAGGGCAGGCGAGAGAAGGGCTGCCAAGGGGAAAGATGAAAGGCCAGCAAAGGAGGAAGATGAGATGGGAGAGTTGGAGATTAGAAATCACagcctcgggacttccctggtggtccagtggttaggaatctgccttccagtgcaggggatgtgggtttgatccctggtcggggaactaagatcccacatgccatggggcaactaagcccgtgcactctagagcccgcgagacaacTAGagagcccccgcaccgcaactacggagcccgcgcgCCTTggagcccgggcaccacaactagagagaagctcgcgCGCCGCAGCGAAGGGCCCATGAACCGCAgcagaagatcccacgtgcgacaatgaagatcctgcgtgccgcagctaagacccaatgcagccaaataataaaaagaaaaagaaaaagaaatcttggcCTCCTTTTCCTAGTGGGTCTGGTGAGGAGGTAAAAGATAGTGGGACTCATTTTTCTGCTAGAATGGGGATCTGGGCCCCAAGATAGGCACTGACTGGCTCTGTTCCCCCATCAGATCCAAGCAAGAGGTTCCTCTTCTTTACTTTCCTGTCTCCCACCCAAACCTAGCACATATGGACAGGCCTCAAGCCCAGGCTTAAATCAAACCATTTCAAGATCCTCTCTTTGGAAGCACCCATTTTTATGTGATGAAACTACTtggaaaagaaagtgtaatcagTCTCTCTggctctccccatctctccaccGGCCTGTGCTCACACTGCACCGCCTAGCCCGCCCACTTGCCCTCCCCCATCCTGGTTATTTCAGTCCCAGCAGCCTCCTATGCTGGCGCCAGGATGCAGAAGGTCCGAGAGCTCTGCGTTCTGGGCCCAGCTCAACCACCAGCCCTCAAGGCAACCCTCATAGCTGGATCCTTCTTCCAGGGCCTCTGTGTTCCCACTGCCAGATGGCACAAAGTTTTACGCCTGCAGAGGACTGGGCTGAGGCCCCAGCAAAGACCAAAACgatggcttcccccagagtggGGCAGAATTTTATGAATGTCCAGCCCAGGCATATCAAGACAATTTGGGGTTCTCAGTGGAAGAAGCTGCACTCTGTCTTTTTTGTCCCTGAAAGGTCAACGGGGTACGAAACATGCTGTATTTCCCCCTGCTGCCGTGCGTTGTCTAAAGACCTGGGAGGCAGGCCAGAGGCTGCTGCTCGGAAGTAGTAAGATCCTGGGCAGCCATTTAATCCcatccgagcctcagtttcttcacgaGAAATGGAGACGACGTCACACACGCACAGCTACGTGTCCATGTGTGCATGCTACTAATTGTAAGAGCCAAGTCAGTCAGAGTCAAAGGCCAGGGTAGGTGGAGTGAAGGAAATGAGGTAGGGGCAAATTTCATGGCCAGGTAGGGTGGTTCCTGACCGGTGTCAAGGCCTGGTTCCTGCCACCAGGAACCAGGTCCCTCTGGGCCTGGTACCCCACTCTCCTTGGGGTATGCTACATAAAGCACAGTCCTCACCAGGGGGCATAGCTGAGCCCCAGTGTGAAGGTCTACATGCCTGGCTCCTGCAAGTGTAAGAGCCTCCTGGAGGGTCAGATCCCACACCAGTCCCATGGCTCTGTGGTGTGAAGATGGAGTCCTTAAATATGGCCGCACCTCCAACCAGGATGCTCCCTGCTCTGAGCCATCTGCAGACTGGAGAAGAACCTGGAGGGGGTCAAATATAGTGGGTAGGAGGGCGAGGGTTAGCCTTCTGCTAGGACTGGCCCGGCACCCTGGTCAACCTTACTGTGGTTGATCAGCAAGACCTTTGGAGGGCAAGGTCCTCGGAGGAATGAGTGAGCAGGACTGGGGTCCAGGCCGAGGAAGGACATAGCATGGGGGTACCTCGCAGGCTGCACGGAGGGATGGCCAGCAATCAGCCCCTCCTGGCACAGGGCAGGTGTATTGCCTGGTTTGCCACAATTCTATGAGCAAATGGACAGTGGCGAGCAACGAGGAGAAGATGAATGAGGATGGGGGTGCGGAGGGAGGTTGTCAGGTGACATACAGCATGCCCAGTTAGTCTGAATTTCAAACAGATAACTAAAAAAATTTAgtgtaaaaaaaatttcctgcGATATTCAGGAAATACTTCTATTAAATGGTTAtgcattgtttatctgaaattacaATTTAATTGGGCATCGTGTATTTGCTAAACCCGGCAGACTTGGGGTTGAGGTAGAAGGTCTTTGCATAGGGCCCAACCTGCCCGCCAAGGCCCACTCACCGGAGAAGAACTGGCTGATGGAGGTGGGAAGGAGCGTGAGGAAGGCCAGGGGGTGGGCGAAGGAGATGGAAAGGACTGCGGAGATGTAGGCCACGCCGGCCACCATGGAGTAGAGGCAGGCCAGGGAGGTGTACAGGCAGAACAGGATGAAGTTGCGCATGTTCCTGCTTCCGATGCAGTTGCCGGTGAAGAAACAGTGATGGTCGTGCCTCAGGGTGACTCTGGCGCACACTCGGCAGAAGTGGGTGCTGGGCGGAGGGCACAGGGCCCTCCTGGCTGCGGTCCCCTGGCAGGCGTCCAGGTCGTCTGGGGAGTTCTGGATGACCAGGACATAATTCCCCAGGGCGTTGGTTGAGAGGAACAGGAAGAATGCCCCATGGAGCAGCGCAGGTGAGACGAGCCGGGCGGCCGAGGGGTCCTCACGCATACtaggcaggaagaggaagagctgcAGCACGAAGGTCACCAGGGAGATGCACAGGAAGTAGGCGGGGGCCACCACGTTGAGCAGCCTCAGGGCCAGCATCCTCGATTACATTCCTAAGGGGCCCAGGGTGAGAGGAAGACTCACTGCAGCGTCCAGAGGGCTCCCTAGGGCGCTCCCCGGCGCTATCCGTCCGTCCTGCTCCACGCAAATCCATGCCCCTCGGATcacccctcctctcttccctaaCCCGTGACCAAGCAGGCGTGAGACCCCCAGATCATGACAGCCTCTGGGAGCCAAGCCCTACCTCCTGGTGCCCACCTCCTCCGTTTTTGAGGCACCTCGGCGCCTTGACGCCCCCGGGGGGTCAGGTACAAGGAGGGCGAGGTGGGGACTTGTTATCAGTCCGTAGGAGGCGGGTGCGGGTGGAGGAGCGGGGGGCTGCCTAGGGATCTGCTTTTTTATGGCAGTGGAGACGTGCCCAGGTTTGGGATTCCTCCTTCAGACCCCCTAAGAGGAGAAAGCAGAAgatgtggggtgggggcagataGAAATGACCTACTGGAAGTACTGTTTCACCTCTCCTTTCTCCGTGCCACCCCCCATATTGGGCAATACTCAGGGACCTTACCCATAACGCAAAGAGCTTTGGGGGTATGTGTgcttgcctgtgtgtgtgtgtgtgtgtgtgtgtgtgtgtgcgcggggGGGGGTGTTCCTtgtgtgtgattttgtatgtGTAATCTGTGTGCGCCTCGGTatctgtgtttgtgtatgtgtgtatctgtgtgtacacacacgcaGCCGCTGCCACCTGGCTTTTTAGAAAAAATCAATTACAACAATCGATACATTCCCACAAGCACTTAGgcgatgggtgggatggggagcgCAGCAGGAATACCTGTGTCAGCCGTTTCCGGTCAGCCCATCTCTCCGAAGCTGGCTGCCCTAGCTATTTCTTGGCAAAGAGCGTTTTCATTTGAGGCGACGAAATTAAAATCCACCCCCCCCTCCGCTCTTTCCTCCCGCCCTCCTGGAGCGAGAAACCCAAACAACCCCGATGGCGCTGAAACCCCTTCGATGCCAACAAGCTCTCCCTGGGCGCAGGCGTGGATGCTTGGCCAGGTTTCCAGGGGATCGACCCCCGCCGCTGAGCGCAGCCCTACCACAAATTTATTCCACCCCGCCCCACAGCCCCGGTTCCTGCCCAGCTTCGGAAGCCCCCGAAAAATAGGATTCCGGGCGCCCGCGAGAACTTTTCCGGGGGCTAAGGAGCAGGCGAGCCCGAGGCGCGAGAAAAGTTCTGGGAAGGCTGCTGCACCCGGGACGGGCGAATGGCACTAGGCCTCCGTCCAGGCTGTCCCGTCCCCGCTGGGTGACTGATCACCTTGGAGTCCCCTTTGCAGGTGCCAGTGCCCCAGGAGACTCGCGGCCGCCGTGGGGACCGCGGGTCTCTCTCCGCCGCAGGGGCTCAGCGCAGGGCACGCCCGCGGGTGGTCGCTGGGGGCTCCCGGGGGCTGCGGCGGCGCTGCCCACCCCAGAGAGCCCGCGGCCCGGGATCCGGAGAAGCAAGTGTCTTCCCCACGCTGGTCGCCAGGGGGGCCGCGGGAGCAGCCTCCAGATGCGCCGCGGCGCCTGGAAGGCGAAGGACGGGCTGCGGGAGCGAGGGGCGCACGGCGGGCGGCCGCACCGCAGCCCCGGCCCTGTGCGGGAGAAGGGACAGCGGAGACCGCCGGGGCGGCCCGGGGGCCGTTTGGCACCGGCGCCGGCCGCGCCCGCGGCGGCGGGCAGCACAGCCGGAGCCCTAGCGAGGCAGGCAGCGCGGGCGGCCGCCGGCTTCTCGGCCACCGCCTTCCGGACGCCCGGGAAGCCGCCCCGCGCGCGGCCGGCGCCGCCGCACCGCCGCAGAGCAGTGGGGAAATGAACTCACCAAGCTCTGGTCGCGGACAAGAGGAGCCCTGGACGCCGGCTCTCGCCCTCCCCGAGGCTGCAAAGTTGTGGGCTCGGCCCCGCTGGCTCGCAGCCTCCTCACGCTTCGCTTCGGGGACTGGGCAGGTAgcgggggtgtggggaggagggagcggGCAGCTGCCGTCCTCCCACTGGGGCGCCGGCGAGTGGGGGCCAGGAGACGGCGCGGATGGCAGCTgggcacccccgcccccagccccgccgcccctccctcccctcctagGGGCGGTGCTCTGGCCACCCCTCTCAGCCTCGGGGACTtgccccccttcctcccctcactCCTCTGGAGCGGGCTGGGGCTCCCCGCCTGACTTCAGCCACTGGTTCCAGCTGGGAGCTCTGGATTCCACCCTGATGTGATGCTCTAACCATCAtctgctccttccttccccactgtgGCTAACAGCCCTCCGCTGCTCTCCATTCTCGGACCGAGGAAAACCTGGGGGTTTAGGAGTCCAGCTTGCCAGGGGCAACAC from Physeter macrocephalus isolate SW-GA chromosome 11, ASM283717v5, whole genome shotgun sequence carries:
- the ZDHHC22 gene encoding palmitoyltransferase ZDHHC22 — encoded protein: MLALRLLNVVAPAYFLCISLVTFVLQLFLFLPSMREDPSAARLVSPALLHGAFFLFLSTNALGNYVLVIQNSPDDLDACQGTAARRALCPPPSTHFCRVCARVTLRHDHHCFFTGNCIGSRNMRNFILFCLYTSLACLYSMVAGVAYISAVLSISFAHPLAFLTLLPTSISQFFSGAVLGPEMFVILMLYLWFAVGLACAGFCCHQLLLILRGQTRHQVRKGVAVRARPWRKNLQEVFGKRWLLGLLVPVFNVGSESSKQRDK